A window of Actinomycetota bacterium genomic DNA:
CCCAGGGCAGCACGATCGACCGGCGCCCGTTCGCCGAGCGCAGTGTCGAGGAGCTACGCGACCGCGCTCGTGAGCTGGACATCGAGGGCCGCTCGGCCATGAGCAAGGACGAGCTGATCGCCGCCCTCCGCCAGCACGCCAAGTAGCAGAGGTTGCGGCGCGGCTGCGCGACACAGCCCTGGCCTGGCGCCCCCACGCTACCGCCAGCCGCTGCGTGCGCAGCTGCGCTGCACAACACGAGATGGACAACCGTCGCGGAGGGGTCGCCATCACCGATCAGGAGATGACCGGAGTCGCCGGTGCTCTCCGAGCGGCCCTGGACCGGTATCGGCTAGCGACCAGCGCCCCCGAGACGGCCTGGGGATTCCAGAGCCGCTGGCGGACCGTTCGAGGAGTAGACACCCATGACCGCGCCTCGCTCCCCAGCCCCAGCGCCACCCTGCCGCTGGTCCTGGTTCACGGCCTCGCGGTGTCCCATCGCTACCTGATGCCCCTCGCGGCCAAGCTGGCTGGCCACCACCCAGTCCACGTGATCGACCTCCCCGGCTTCGGGCTCAGCAGCGACCCGGGCCGGGTCCTGAACGTCGCCGAGCATGCCGACCACCTGGCCGACTGGCTCGAGGCAGCCGGGTTGCCACCCATCGTGGTGCTTGGCAATTCCTTCGGCTGTCAGGTCGCCGTTGACCTGGCGGTGCGGTATCCCGACCGGGTCCGTGGCCTGGTCCTGGTCGGCCCGACCATGGACCCGGCGGCGCGCACCGCCTTCCGGCAGATCCTGCGCTGGCTGGGCGACACCGCCCTCGAGGACCCGCTGCAGCTGCCCATCCTGGTGCGCGACCTCCGCGACGCCGGCCCACACCGAGTGGTCGAGACCCTGGCCCATGCCCTGCGCGACCCGATCGAACACAAGCTCCCCCTGATCAGCGTGCCGGTGCTGGTCACCCGGGGCAGCCGGGAACCCATCGTGCCCCTGGCCTGGGCCCGGGCCGCGACCCGGCTGCTCCCCCTCGGTGAGCTGGCCGTGGTACCGGGCCCCCACAACGCCAACTACGCCGCCGCCGACCACCTCGCCGAGTTGTTCCTGGCGTTCCTTCATTCACGGGTGCTCGCCTAGGACAGCCAAGCCCGACCAGACAGGCGACTGCTGGTCGGTGTCAAGGGACTGGTGCTCGTCCAGCCCGTCGTCTTCCGCGACGAGGCGGCCATCAAGGCGGACCCTCGTGCGGGCCTGCCAGCACTGGACTTGGCCGAGTGAAACAGGTCAGGTCAGGATTCCACCAGGTGGGCACGCATCCGGGCCAGGGCACGGCGCTGCAACCGGGAGATGTGCATCTGGGAGCAGCCGACCCTGGCCGCGATTTCGTACTGGTCCAGGTCCTGGAAGAACCGCAGGAGGATGACCTCACGTTCCAGCTCCGGCAGTGCGGTCAGCAGTCCGGGTAGTGCCAACAGGTCTTCTGGCTCCTCCCTGGCTCCTGGCGTCAGCATCAGATCGCCGAGACAAGCATCACCGTCGCCACCGACAGGCTGATCGAGCGACACCTCCACGCGGCTGGAGGCGGCCGCCAACCCCTCCAGGACCTCCTCCTCGGCCATCTCCAACTGCTCGGCCAGCTCGGTGGTGGTGGGTGCGCGGCCCAAGCGCTGGTGCAGCCCGTCGGCCGCTTTGCACAGTTGCAGCGCTCGTTCCTTGAGCGGGCGCGGCACATGCAGCCGCCAGCTGGTGTCACGTAGGTAGCGTTTGAGCTCGCCGACCACGCACGCGACGGCGAA
This region includes:
- a CDS encoding alpha/beta hydrolase; this encodes MTGVAGALRAALDRYRLATSAPETAWGFQSRWRTVRGVDTHDRASLPSPSATLPLVLVHGLAVSHRYLMPLAAKLAGHHPVHVIDLPGFGLSSDPGRVLNVAEHADHLADWLEAAGLPPIVVLGNSFGCQVAVDLAVRYPDRVRGLVLVGPTMDPAARTAFRQILRWLGDTALEDPLQLPILVRDLRDAGPHRVVETLAHALRDPIEHKLPLISVPVLVTRGSREPIVPLAWARAATRLLPLGELAVVPGPHNANYAAADHLAELFLAFLHSRVLA
- a CDS encoding sigma-70 family RNA polymerase sigma factor gives rise to the protein MSATLSPSPNHAVVDVRPGDLDAATEVGGWLQEYAVSRDPQLRQQIILAYLGLADRLANRYRTSRGTTPEDLRQTARAGLIAAIDRYDPGHGTPFVPFAVACVVGELKRYLRDTSWRLHVPRPLKERALQLCKAADGLHQRLGRAPTTTELAEQLEMAEEEVLEGLAAASSRVEVSLDQPVGGDGDACLGDLMLTPGAREEPEDLLALPGLLTALPELEREVILLRFFQDLDQYEIAARVGCSQMHISRLQRRALARMRAHLVES